In one window of Candidatus Palauibacter australiensis DNA:
- a CDS encoding PhoH family protein — MATERRLSIEGADQQLLAGVNDSNLTTLARQCDIRVVLRRDEMILSGPQADVDRASPTARRMIRYARLRRPFDAVDVERFLEAPADGDGGSRKSDGARGSGQGEVALAGAKRAIRPKSPGQDKYLAAMRERDIVVGIGPAGTGKTYLAVAAAVEALNRKRIRRIILTRPAVEAGEALGFLPGDIREKVDPYLRPLYDALEDMMPHDRVRRAIEDRVIEVAPLAYMRGRTLSDAFLILDEAQNATTAQMKMFLTRLGLNSKTVITGDKTQIDLPRPEDSGLLEIEEVLRDVVGIDFVYLDDADVVRHRLVKEIIRAYRESER; from the coding sequence GTGGCGACGGAGCGGCGCCTCTCCATCGAGGGGGCCGACCAGCAGTTGCTGGCCGGCGTGAACGACTCGAACCTCACGACGCTGGCCCGTCAATGCGACATCCGCGTCGTCCTCCGGCGCGACGAGATGATCCTCTCCGGACCGCAGGCTGACGTGGATCGCGCCTCCCCCACGGCGCGGCGCATGATCCGCTACGCGCGGCTGCGGCGTCCCTTCGACGCGGTGGATGTCGAGCGTTTTCTCGAAGCGCCCGCTGACGGCGACGGCGGCTCCCGGAAGTCGGACGGCGCCCGGGGCTCCGGCCAGGGAGAGGTCGCGCTGGCGGGGGCCAAGCGCGCGATCCGGCCCAAGTCTCCGGGACAGGACAAGTACCTGGCCGCGATGCGCGAGCGGGACATCGTCGTCGGCATCGGCCCGGCCGGCACCGGAAAGACGTATCTCGCGGTCGCCGCGGCGGTCGAGGCGCTCAACCGGAAGCGGATCCGCCGCATCATCCTCACCCGGCCCGCGGTCGAGGCCGGCGAGGCGCTCGGCTTCCTGCCCGGCGACATCCGCGAGAAGGTCGACCCCTACCTGCGCCCCCTCTACGACGCGCTCGAGGACATGATGCCTCACGACCGCGTCCGCCGCGCGATCGAGGACCGCGTAATCGAGGTCGCCCCGCTCGCGTACATGCGCGGCCGGACGCTCTCCGACGCGTTCCTCATCCTCGACGAGGCGCAGAACGCGACGACCGCCCAGATGAAGATGTTCCTCACCCGGCTCGGGCTGAACTCCAAGACCGTGATCACGGGGGACAAGACGCAGATCGACCTCCCGCGCCCCGAGGATTCCGGACTCCTGGAGATCGAGGAAGTCTTGCGCGACGTGGTCGGGATCGACTTCGTTTACCTGGATGACGCGGATGTCGTCCGGCACCGACTCGTGAAGGAGATCATCCGCGCGTACCGGGAGTCCGAGCGTTGA
- the mgtE gene encoding magnesium transporter has translation MHEHPEEQRHLLIEEVRVRLEAGDVDALLAFVEPLHPSDMADVLEHVEEAERMALLQLIPAALASDALAEMEEEEKPGELLASMEPERIAEIVEELADDDAADLIGELDPEERARVFESMPDEEEREIRELLEYPEESAGGIMTRELCAVDSEATAAAAIEELRAQAEETEDLYTVFVVGQRGRLRGVVTLRDLVLAAPETRISDLLEEPPAVVSVDLDQEEVGRILSRYNLAAIGVIDDEGRLVGQITFDDVIDVVEAEVTEDILRFAAVSDEEQLRGTTLGAIRSRLPWLAVNALTLAVAAVAVWMYRGTIEQLAILAAVMPVIAGLGGNAGTQALAVTIRRIALADELPGERWSAVVKELVVGLVNGVVIGLLVALVSLLLPNTEAIFGLVVMIATWANLAVASALGAFFPILLERFGADPAVASSVFVTTFTDLIGFVLLLGLATRFLL, from the coding sequence ATGCACGAGCACCCGGAAGAGCAGCGCCACCTCCTGATCGAGGAGGTTCGCGTCCGCCTCGAGGCGGGCGACGTGGACGCGCTCCTCGCGTTCGTGGAACCGCTGCATCCGAGCGACATGGCGGACGTGCTCGAGCACGTGGAGGAGGCCGAGCGCATGGCCCTCCTCCAGCTCATCCCGGCCGCCCTCGCGTCGGACGCCCTCGCCGAGATGGAGGAGGAGGAGAAGCCGGGCGAGCTGCTCGCGAGCATGGAGCCGGAGCGGATCGCCGAGATCGTCGAGGAACTCGCGGACGACGACGCGGCCGACCTCATCGGCGAACTCGACCCGGAGGAGCGGGCCCGCGTCTTCGAGTCGATGCCCGACGAGGAAGAGCGGGAAATCCGCGAACTGCTCGAGTATCCGGAGGAGTCCGCGGGCGGGATCATGACCCGCGAGCTGTGCGCGGTGGACTCGGAGGCGACGGCGGCCGCGGCGATCGAGGAGCTGCGGGCGCAGGCGGAGGAGACCGAGGACCTCTACACCGTGTTCGTCGTCGGGCAGCGGGGGCGGTTGCGCGGCGTCGTCACGCTGCGGGACCTCGTGCTCGCGGCGCCGGAGACGCGGATCTCCGACCTGCTCGAGGAGCCCCCGGCCGTGGTGTCGGTGGATCTCGACCAGGAGGAGGTGGGGAGGATCCTGTCCCGCTACAACCTCGCCGCGATCGGGGTCATCGACGACGAGGGCCGGCTGGTGGGACAGATCACCTTCGACGACGTGATCGACGTCGTCGAAGCGGAGGTCACGGAGGACATCCTGCGCTTCGCCGCCGTGTCGGACGAGGAGCAGTTGCGCGGGACGACGCTCGGCGCGATCCGGAGCCGGCTGCCGTGGCTCGCGGTGAACGCGCTCACGCTGGCGGTCGCCGCGGTCGCGGTGTGGATGTACCGCGGGACGATCGAACAGCTGGCGATCCTCGCGGCCGTGATGCCGGTGATCGCGGGGCTGGGCGGGAACGCGGGCACGCAGGCGCTGGCGGTCACGATCCGCCGCATCGCGCTCGCCGACGAACTGCCGGGAGAGCGCTGGTCCGCCGTGGTCAAGGAACTCGTCGTGGGCCTGGTGAACGGGGTCGTGATCGGGCTGCTCGTGGCGCTCGTCTCGCTGCTGCTCCCGAACACCGAGGCCATCTTCGGGCTCGTCGTGATGATCGCCACGTGGGCGAACCTCGCCGTGGCCTCCGCGCTGGGCGCCTTCTTCCCGATCCTGCTGGAGCGGTTCGGCGCGGACCCCGCGGTCGCCTCTTCGGTCTTCGTCACGACGTTCACGGACCTGATCGGGTTCGTGCTGCTGCTGGGCCTCGCGACCCGGTTTCTCCTGTGA
- a CDS encoding transporter has product MRRRWMDGALAIGSLFAMTAGSAHGQRGPLVADRPDFTEAAATVGRGVVQLEFGYAYEYDRPGGSDGGRGGVWTHSLGEPLLRIGVLAESLELRLGLSPVSVGAGADGRNITETGMEDLYLGVKLALTEQEGLRPAIAILPQVTVPSGSDAFTSDRALPGVNFTYGWDVTEDVSLAGSTQMNRALSDAGGGGPQGGGTEYAEWAQSAVAGFAVGARAGVYAEWFAFFHAEPDGTRAEHYANGGFTWSFSDDLQWDIRVGVGLNESATGFFTGTGLVVRFP; this is encoded by the coding sequence ATGCGCAGACGATGGATGGATGGGGCCCTCGCGATCGGGTCGCTCTTCGCGATGACCGCGGGGTCCGCCCACGGGCAGCGGGGACCGCTCGTGGCGGACCGGCCGGACTTTACCGAGGCGGCGGCGACCGTGGGGCGCGGCGTGGTCCAGCTCGAGTTCGGCTACGCGTACGAGTACGACCGGCCGGGAGGCAGCGACGGCGGCCGCGGCGGCGTGTGGACGCACTCGCTGGGCGAACCTCTCCTGCGGATCGGGGTGCTCGCCGAGAGTCTGGAACTTCGGCTGGGCCTGAGCCCCGTGTCCGTGGGCGCCGGGGCGGACGGGCGGAACATCACCGAGACGGGGATGGAAGACCTCTACCTGGGAGTCAAGTTGGCCCTGACCGAACAGGAGGGGCTACGGCCGGCGATCGCGATCCTTCCGCAGGTGACGGTCCCCTCGGGAAGCGACGCGTTCACGAGCGACCGCGCGCTGCCGGGAGTGAACTTCACCTACGGCTGGGACGTCACGGAGGACGTCTCGCTGGCGGGCAGCACGCAGATGAACCGGGCACTGAGCGATGCCGGCGGCGGAGGCCCCCAAGGCGGAGGAACGGAGTACGCCGAGTGGGCGCAGTCGGCCGTGGCCGGGTTCGCCGTGGGCGCGCGGGCCGGGGTCTACGCGGAGTGGTTCGCCTTCTTCCACGCGGAACCGGATGGGACCCGGGCGGAACACTACGCCAACGGCGGGTTCACCTGGAGCTTCAGCGACGATCTGCAGTGGGACATCCGCGTCGGCGTGGGGCTGAACGAGTCCGCCACGGGCTTCTTCACGGGAACGGGACTCGTCGTCAGGTTCCCTTGA
- the ybeY gene encoding rRNA maturation RNase YbeY: MTEAVPPEIRIDFPSGRNEGWRGPSEAELKAAARAALRAGGGAGRAPGSGAGHDAGEGAEISVTFLPAEAMRALNRDYHGVADLTDDLTDVLAFGLGEDPLVGDIYISPDAAEASAGELGIDPREEILRLLIHGVLHLLGHDHPEGEARYASPMFELQERLLSCLLAEFRGRA, from the coding sequence TTGACCGAAGCCGTGCCGCCCGAGATCCGCATCGACTTCCCCTCCGGCCGGAACGAAGGTTGGCGCGGCCCCTCCGAGGCCGAGTTGAAGGCGGCCGCGCGGGCGGCCCTCCGTGCGGGCGGCGGCGCGGGTCGGGCTCCCGGGTCGGGCGCGGGCCACGACGCGGGCGAGGGCGCGGAGATCTCCGTCACCTTTCTCCCGGCGGAAGCCATGCGCGCCCTGAACCGGGACTACCACGGGGTCGCCGATCTCACGGACGACCTCACGGACGTGCTCGCGTTCGGGCTCGGCGAAGACCCGCTCGTCGGCGACATCTACATCTCTCCGGACGCCGCCGAGGCTTCCGCGGGCGAGCTGGGGATCGATCCGCGCGAGGAAATCCTGCGCCTTCTCATCCACGGCGTCCTCCACCTGCTCGGGCACGACCATCCGGAAGGCGAGGCGCGCTATGCCTCGCCGATGTTCGAACTCCAGGAGCGGCTGCTCTCGTGCCTGCTGGCCGAGTTTCGTGGCCGCGCGTAG
- the aspS gene encoding aspartate--tRNA ligase encodes MRDAGCGQVEASWSGREVRVIGWVHRRRDLGGLFFVDLRDRTGLLQLSFGPEWSDAAGLELAAELNPEDVVQATGVVTPRPEPNPDMLTGEIEIRVSSLGRVSVSDPLPILVYQPPDEELPSEELRLRHRILDLRRPEMQRNLRLRHVATNAVRASLTEQGFVEIETPLLTRQTPEGARDYLVPSRVHQGRFFALPQSPQLYKQLLMCAGFDRYFQIAKCLRDEDLRADRQPEFTQIDVEMAFVEQDDVFRAAEKMFARIWRDGLERDLPVPFRRLPHAEAMERYGTDKPDLRIPWEIRDFTDALTGIGFGIFDGAAQAGGRVRGLVVPGGAALSRSRIAHYDKLAQEAGAKGALWLKHTADGWSGPPAKLVGEEVAGTLEAEFGVAEGDLAFFVAGRDAESSPALDRLRRAAARELGAVDESGEEWLWITEFPLYQRDPDTGLPVPAQHAFTMPADPDPERLREDPFSVNAVAYDIVYNGIEFGSGSIRCHLPEVQRVILEATGLTPEEVEARFGFLLEAFRYGVPPHGGFAVGMDRVVAEMASCASIRDVVAFPKTAAARGLLERSPSSVTPAELEELGISVTGGTGRSGN; translated from the coding sequence TTGCGCGACGCCGGCTGCGGGCAGGTCGAGGCCTCGTGGTCCGGACGCGAAGTCCGGGTCATCGGGTGGGTACACCGTCGTCGCGACCTCGGAGGACTCTTCTTCGTCGACCTGCGCGACCGGACCGGCCTGCTTCAGCTCTCCTTCGGACCCGAATGGTCGGATGCCGCCGGCCTCGAGCTTGCGGCGGAGCTGAACCCCGAGGATGTCGTGCAGGCGACCGGCGTCGTCACGCCGCGCCCCGAGCCCAACCCGGACATGCTCACGGGCGAGATCGAGATCCGGGTGTCGAGTCTTGGGCGGGTGTCCGTCTCCGACCCGCTCCCGATCCTCGTCTATCAGCCCCCGGACGAAGAGCTGCCCTCCGAGGAACTGCGACTCAGGCACCGGATTCTGGACCTGCGCCGTCCCGAGATGCAGCGCAACCTGAGGCTCCGGCACGTGGCGACGAACGCGGTGCGCGCCTCGCTGACCGAGCAGGGATTCGTCGAAATCGAGACCCCGCTCCTCACGCGGCAGACGCCGGAGGGGGCGCGGGACTATCTCGTCCCGAGCCGGGTCCACCAGGGCCGGTTCTTCGCCCTTCCGCAGTCGCCGCAGCTCTACAAGCAGCTTCTCATGTGCGCCGGCTTCGACCGCTACTTCCAGATCGCGAAGTGTCTCCGCGACGAGGACCTGCGCGCGGACCGCCAGCCGGAGTTCACCCAGATCGACGTGGAGATGGCGTTCGTCGAGCAGGACGACGTGTTCCGGGCCGCGGAGAAGATGTTCGCGCGCATCTGGCGGGACGGGCTCGAGCGGGACCTCCCCGTGCCCTTCCGGCGCCTGCCCCACGCCGAGGCGATGGAGCGCTACGGCACGGACAAGCCGGACCTCCGCATCCCCTGGGAGATACGGGACTTCACGGACGCGCTCACCGGCATCGGTTTCGGCATCTTCGACGGCGCCGCGCAGGCCGGCGGACGCGTCCGCGGGCTCGTCGTGCCGGGCGGCGCGGCGCTCTCGCGCTCGCGCATCGCCCACTACGACAAGCTCGCGCAGGAGGCCGGCGCGAAGGGCGCCCTGTGGCTCAAGCACACCGCGGACGGCTGGTCCGGTCCGCCCGCGAAGCTCGTCGGCGAGGAGGTCGCGGGTACGCTCGAGGCGGAGTTCGGGGTGGCGGAGGGCGATCTCGCCTTCTTCGTCGCCGGCCGCGACGCGGAGAGTTCGCCCGCCCTCGACCGGCTGCGGCGCGCGGCGGCCCGGGAACTCGGCGCCGTGGACGAGAGCGGCGAGGAGTGGCTCTGGATCACCGAGTTCCCCCTCTACCAGCGGGATCCCGACACCGGCCTCCCCGTTCCGGCCCAGCACGCCTTCACGATGCCGGCGGACCCCGACCCGGAGCGGTTGCGCGAGGATCCGTTCTCCGTGAACGCGGTCGCGTACGACATCGTCTACAACGGGATAGAATTCGGCAGCGGGAGCATCCGTTGCCACCTTCCCGAGGTTCAGCGCGTCATCCTTGAGGCGACGGGGCTCACGCCGGAGGAGGTCGAGGCGCGCTTCGGTTTCCTGCTCGAGGCGTTCCGCTACGGCGTCCCGCCGCACGGAGGGTTCGCGGTCGGCATGGACCGCGTGGTGGCCGAGATGGCCAGCTGCGCGTCGATCCGGGATGTCGTCGCGTTCCCGAAGACCGCGGCGGCCAGAGGCCTGCTCGAGCGGTCACCATCGTCCGTGACTCCGGCCGAACTCGAGGAACTGGGAATCTCCGTGACGGGAGGGACCGGAAGGAGCGGGAATTGA
- the meaB gene encoding methylmalonyl Co-A mutase-associated GTPase MeaB, giving the protein MSPAFDAGGLAGRIAGGEPLALARGISHVENESDGFEALLERLDGRTGRARRIGITGPPGAGKSTLTAALTRHYLDQSLKVGIVAVDPTSPFTGGALLGDRIRMGELATEPGVFIRSMASRGSLGGLATATREAADLMDAAGYDRVILETLGVGQAELDIAVSADTTAVVLVPESGDGVQAMKAGLMEVADLFVINKSDRPGADRLEKEIAIIMSIRFANREPGADEVWRMPITQTVASEARGIEEFAAHLDRHFDWLRSTGRLEANRRAARLRRAHDALLRRSQRDAQRIWRAASPETLDSGASPYAIARRLYEDFRESLRGSLKGT; this is encoded by the coding sequence GTGAGTCCGGCGTTCGATGCGGGGGGGCTCGCCGGCCGCATCGCGGGCGGCGAGCCCCTGGCGCTGGCCCGGGGGATCTCGCACGTCGAGAACGAGAGCGACGGATTCGAGGCGCTTCTGGAGCGGCTGGACGGGCGCACCGGACGCGCGCGGCGCATCGGCATTACGGGGCCGCCCGGCGCCGGTAAGTCGACGCTGACGGCGGCACTTACGCGGCATTACCTCGACCAGTCTCTCAAGGTCGGGATCGTCGCCGTGGACCCGACGAGTCCGTTCACGGGCGGGGCTCTGCTCGGCGACCGCATCCGCATGGGCGAACTCGCCACAGAGCCCGGCGTCTTCATCCGTTCGATGGCGAGCCGCGGGTCGCTCGGCGGCCTCGCGACCGCGACGCGGGAAGCCGCCGACCTCATGGACGCCGCCGGTTACGACCGCGTGATCCTCGAGACGCTCGGCGTGGGGCAGGCCGAACTCGACATCGCCGTCTCCGCCGACACGACCGCCGTCGTCCTCGTCCCGGAGTCGGGAGATGGGGTGCAGGCGATGAAGGCCGGGCTCATGGAGGTGGCGGATCTCTTCGTCATCAACAAGTCGGACCGGCCGGGCGCCGACCGGCTGGAGAAGGAGATCGCGATCATCATGTCGATCCGCTTCGCGAACAGGGAGCCGGGCGCCGACGAAGTCTGGCGCATGCCGATCACGCAGACGGTCGCGTCCGAAGCCCGCGGGATCGAGGAGTTCGCCGCGCACCTCGACCGGCACTTCGACTGGCTCCGGTCGACCGGAAGGCTCGAGGCGAACCGCCGCGCCGCCCGCCTCCGCCGCGCGCACGACGCGCTCCTCCGCCGCTCCCAGCGCGATGCGCAGCGGATCTGGCGCGCGGCCTCTCCGGAGACGCTGGATTCCGGCGCTTCCCCCTACGCGATCGCGCGCCGGCTGTACGAAGACTTCAGGGAGAGTCTAAGGGGAAGCCTCAAGGGAACCTGA
- a CDS encoding HDIG domain-containing protein: MSFFGRVRDYLRPVNRPPAGGRRDAWVHHGFRAGMVAVIALAVPLMFPQSTPSGFDGIDPGSVARQTINADFDFDVPKDPDRLQEQQDDAEAGVTPRLRFEPARADSSAERVNAFVAQLDSVVPAAEARVEEEGLPAAAGAALVRDEVRRVAGGIGIDLTAEGVIDSLQVDYLLDGESRGQLRDELETVFEGLREGVIRESELADISAANVVVREGSSGDDRVRAVGDLLRLGDFTRAAREGVGDRLPPGGAALFQQLLLMGQPTLRIDQDATRQAREQARAAIPQVEGFVLEGERIITENTVVTEEEYRRLLAYQSQILERGGTRTTSDFLRNAGMVLLVVSMLGILVFATFRFRRDIYENLPSFTVLLGLVVIVMAAAGAVAATQGSPALVPVALAGLLAAALFDSLLGLVVVSTITGILMGQPHFSGLAAPMVTVAGGVTAAFAVHTIRTRSQSWVLVMLITAAYVGAGLLLVLTGHYALGEMGSTAALGFLNATVCVGLGVGIGLPLLETFTGRTTEASLLELSDMNRPLLRRLAREAPGTYAHSINVANLVEAACEAIGADAVQGRVGVYYHDIGKLERPQYFIENQPRGLNPHDHLTPWQSAEILRDHVRHGLVMAEEARLPEVVKDFIREHHGTQFIRYFLEKARALDSVAEVDPSDFAYPGPKPQSRETGVAMLADAVEAASRVLSNPSPERIRALIDRLVQDRIDAGELDDCPLTYRDVRIVKREFAHVLTGLYHHRIDYPKPTAPGETPGGPGEAAGGGGTEKSVVEAAATAGEGGASAPIDLEQAAQGDTGPIPALDSEGVASGRTD, encoded by the coding sequence TTGAGTTTCTTCGGTCGCGTCCGAGACTACCTGCGCCCCGTGAACCGGCCGCCGGCCGGCGGCCGACGGGACGCGTGGGTCCACCACGGATTCCGGGCCGGGATGGTCGCCGTCATCGCCCTCGCCGTCCCCCTGATGTTCCCGCAGAGCACGCCGAGCGGGTTCGACGGCATCGACCCCGGCAGCGTCGCCCGCCAGACGATCAACGCGGACTTCGACTTCGACGTACCCAAGGACCCGGACCGACTCCAGGAGCAGCAGGACGACGCGGAGGCCGGGGTGACACCGAGGCTGCGCTTCGAACCCGCGCGCGCGGACAGCAGCGCCGAGCGCGTGAACGCCTTCGTCGCACAGCTCGACTCGGTCGTCCCCGCGGCGGAGGCGCGGGTCGAGGAGGAGGGACTCCCGGCCGCGGCCGGCGCCGCGCTCGTCCGGGACGAAGTCCGGCGGGTCGCGGGCGGGATCGGGATCGACCTCACGGCCGAAGGGGTGATCGACTCGCTCCAGGTCGACTACCTCCTCGACGGGGAGTCGCGCGGCCAGCTCCGCGACGAACTTGAGACGGTCTTCGAGGGACTGCGCGAGGGGGTGATCCGCGAGAGCGAACTTGCGGACATCAGCGCCGCGAACGTCGTCGTACGCGAGGGATCTTCCGGCGACGACCGCGTGCGCGCCGTCGGGGATCTCCTCCGGCTCGGCGACTTCACGCGGGCGGCTCGGGAGGGGGTGGGAGACCGGCTGCCGCCCGGGGGCGCGGCGCTCTTCCAGCAACTCCTCCTCATGGGGCAGCCGACGCTGCGCATCGACCAGGACGCGACCCGGCAGGCGCGCGAGCAGGCCCGCGCCGCGATCCCCCAGGTCGAGGGCTTCGTGCTCGAGGGAGAGCGCATCATCACCGAGAACACGGTGGTGACGGAGGAGGAGTACCGCCGCCTCCTCGCCTACCAGTCCCAGATCCTGGAGCGCGGCGGGACGCGCACGACATCGGACTTCCTGCGCAACGCGGGCATGGTCCTCCTCGTCGTGAGCATGCTCGGGATTCTCGTCTTCGCGACGTTCCGCTTTCGCCGCGACATCTACGAGAACCTCCCAAGCTTCACCGTCCTGCTCGGGCTCGTCGTCATCGTGATGGCGGCGGCCGGCGCCGTGGCCGCCACGCAGGGGTCGCCCGCGCTCGTGCCGGTCGCGCTGGCCGGCCTCCTCGCGGCGGCGCTGTTCGACAGCCTGCTCGGCCTCGTCGTCGTCTCGACGATCACGGGGATCCTCATGGGCCAGCCGCATTTTTCGGGACTCGCGGCCCCCATGGTGACCGTGGCGGGCGGGGTCACGGCGGCGTTCGCGGTCCACACGATCCGCACGCGTTCGCAGAGCTGGGTCCTCGTCATGCTGATCACCGCGGCCTACGTGGGGGCCGGCCTCCTGCTCGTCCTCACGGGCCACTACGCGCTGGGCGAGATGGGGTCGACCGCGGCGCTCGGGTTCCTCAACGCCACCGTGTGCGTCGGACTCGGCGTCGGCATCGGCCTCCCGCTGCTCGAGACCTTCACCGGGCGCACGACGGAGGCGTCGCTGCTCGAACTCTCCGACATGAACCGGCCGCTCCTGAGGCGGCTGGCCCGCGAGGCGCCCGGCACGTACGCCCACTCGATCAACGTGGCGAACCTCGTCGAGGCGGCGTGCGAGGCGATCGGAGCCGACGCCGTCCAGGGCCGGGTGGGGGTCTACTACCACGACATCGGGAAGCTCGAGCGTCCGCAGTACTTCATCGAGAACCAGCCCCGGGGGCTGAACCCGCACGACCACCTCACGCCGTGGCAGAGCGCCGAGATCCTGCGCGACCACGTGCGCCACGGGCTCGTCATGGCCGAGGAGGCGCGGCTGCCCGAGGTCGTGAAGGACTTCATTCGCGAGCACCACGGGACGCAGTTCATCCGCTACTTCCTGGAGAAGGCGCGCGCCCTGGACAGCGTCGCGGAAGTGGACCCGAGCGACTTCGCCTACCCCGGCCCCAAGCCGCAGAGCAGGGAGACGGGCGTGGCGATGCTGGCGGACGCGGTGGAAGCGGCGTCGCGCGTGCTCTCGAACCCGAGTCCCGAGCGCATCCGGGCGCTGATCGACCGCCTCGTGCAGGACCGGATCGACGCCGGCGAACTCGACGACTGCCCGCTCACCTACCGCGACGTTCGCATCGTCAAGCGGGAGTTCGCGCACGTCCTCACGGGGCTCTATCACCACCGCATCGACTACCCGAAACCGACGGCGCCCGGCGAGACGCCCGGCGGCCCGGGCGAGGCGGCTGGCGGCGGGGGGACGGAGAAGAGCGTCGTGGAGGCGGCGGCGACCGCGGGGGAGGGAGGTGCGTCGGCGCCGATCGACCTCGAGCAGGCGGCGCAGGGCGACACCGGCCCCATCCCCGCCCTCGACTCGGAAGGAGTCGCCAGCGGGCGGACGGATTGA
- a CDS encoding methylmalonyl-CoA mutase family protein: protein MSKHGALSDQLELWEAVFRQAPQRDDTSFRSISGREIKPLYTPLDAGDTGPAGYLDRLGTPGEFPFTRGPYHSMYRTKLWTMRLFSGFATAHETNERYKYLLRRGQTGLSVAFDFPTLMGYDSDDRRSEGEVGKCGVAISSLADMETLFDGIPLDKVSVSMTINGPALMLYAFLLVTAENQGVPLDRVRGTIQNDILKEYQAQHAWIFPPEPALKIIADIFEWSADAAPRFNTISISGYHIREAGATAAQELAYTLKNGFTYVERGIERGLDVDSFAPRLSFFWDVHNDFFEEIAKFRAGRRIWARHMRDAYGARDPRSLRLRTHAQTAGVSLTAQQPHNNIVRVAYQAMAAALGGTQSLHTNAMDETLALPTEEAAKIALRTQQILAYETGVPNTIDPLAGSYYVESLTDELEAEAEDIFREIDDIGGVVYGIESGYFQAQIAASARRFQDEVEKGTQTIVGVNRFEDAEEPPIEILKIGEEAAAIQEARLADLRARRDSGAVERALEALGRAAREDENLLPPLLDAVRAYATLGEIRIVLEKVYGRFKEPVAF from the coding sequence ATGAGCAAGCACGGCGCGCTGAGCGATCAACTCGAGTTGTGGGAGGCGGTCTTCCGCCAGGCGCCGCAGCGCGACGACACCAGCTTCCGGAGCATCTCCGGGCGCGAGATCAAGCCGCTCTACACCCCCCTCGACGCCGGCGACACCGGCCCCGCGGGATACCTGGACCGGCTCGGCACGCCCGGCGAGTTCCCGTTCACGCGCGGCCCGTATCATTCGATGTACCGCACGAAGCTGTGGACGATGCGGCTCTTCTCCGGCTTCGCCACCGCGCACGAGACGAACGAGCGCTACAAGTACCTCCTCAGGCGCGGACAGACGGGGCTTTCCGTCGCCTTCGACTTCCCCACCCTCATGGGGTACGACTCCGACGACCGCCGCTCCGAGGGAGAGGTGGGGAAGTGCGGCGTCGCCATCTCGAGCCTCGCCGACATGGAGACGCTCTTCGACGGGATCCCGCTCGACAAGGTCTCCGTGTCGATGACGATCAACGGGCCCGCGCTCATGCTGTACGCCTTCCTCCTGGTGACGGCGGAGAACCAGGGGGTGCCGCTCGACCGGGTCCGGGGCACGATCCAGAACGACATCCTCAAGGAATACCAGGCCCAGCACGCGTGGATCTTCCCGCCCGAGCCCGCGCTCAAGATCATCGCCGACATCTTCGAGTGGTCGGCGGACGCCGCGCCGCGCTTCAACACGATCTCCATCTCCGGCTATCACATCCGCGAGGCGGGGGCGACCGCCGCGCAGGAACTCGCCTACACGCTCAAGAACGGCTTCACCTACGTGGAGCGGGGCATCGAACGCGGGCTCGACGTGGACAGCTTCGCGCCGCGGCTCTCCTTCTTCTGGGACGTGCATAACGACTTCTTCGAGGAGATCGCGAAGTTCCGGGCGGGCCGCCGCATCTGGGCCCGGCACATGCGCGACGCCTACGGGGCGCGGGATCCCCGGAGCCTGAGGCTGCGGACGCATGCCCAGACGGCCGGCGTCTCGCTCACCGCCCAGCAGCCGCACAACAACATCGTGCGGGTCGCGTACCAGGCGATGGCGGCCGCGCTCGGCGGCACGCAGTCGCTGCACACGAACGCGATGGACGAGACGCTCGCGCTCCCCACCGAGGAGGCGGCGAAGATCGCCCTGCGCACGCAGCAGATCCTCGCCTACGAGACCGGCGTCCCGAACACGATCGATCCCCTCGCGGGTTCCTACTACGTCGAGTCGCTGACGGACGAACTCGAGGCGGAGGCGGAGGACATCTTCCGCGAGATCGACGACATCGGCGGGGTCGTGTACGGGATCGAGTCCGGCTACTTCCAGGCGCAGATCGCGGCTTCCGCGCGCCGGTTCCAGGATGAGGTGGAGAAGGGGACGCAGACCATCGTGGGCGTGAACCGGTTCGAGGATGCGGAGGAGCCCCCGATCGAGATTCTGAAGATCGGGGAGGAGGCCGCGGCCATTCAGGAGGCGCGGCTGGCGGATCTCCGCGCGCGCCGCGACTCCGGCGCGGTGGAGCGGGCGCTCGAGGCGCTGGGGCGGGCCGCGCGCGAGGACGAGAACCTGCTGCCGCCCCTGCTCGACGCCGTGCGGGCCTACGCGACGCTGGGCGAGATCCGGATCGTGCTGGAGAAGGTGTACGGCCGCTTCAAGGAGCCCGTGGCCTTCTGA